In Cololabis saira isolate AMF1-May2022 chromosome 1, fColSai1.1, whole genome shotgun sequence, the following proteins share a genomic window:
- the asb5b gene encoding ankyrin repeat and SOCS box protein 5b isoform X2, translated as MRGHVQEKVHGAGGAARSRPGEEEGLLGPADQPSRTSVELPCTSFMIMYKYQWLDVPWGDGDMGSWADRSPLHEAASQGRLLALRTLLAQGYQANIVTIDHVTPLHEACLSGHVACVRALIKVGANVNAATIDGVTPLYNCCAAGSVGCMELLLQNGAHTHTRHTHFPSALHEACKRGNSRCVEALLSHGVDPDFQLPHLGSPLYVSCQHQHVACAKILLHRGASVNVGQGSDSPLHAAVRQDSTEHVSLLLDFGADVSCRDGDGRRPLEVAPPGGRSQQLLVDLAVSPRSLLQLCRLRIRTVMGRSRLKLLPLLPLPPLLAHYLEFM; from the exons ATGCGCGGACATGTCCAGGAAAAGGTCCACGGAGCCGGCGGCGCCGCCCGGAGCCGCCCCGGAGAGGAAGAGGGCCTGCTGGGGCCTGCTGACCAGCCAAG CAGGACGAGTGTGGAGCTCCCGTGCACCTCCTTCATGATCATGTACAAGTACCAGTGGCTGGATGTGCCGTGGGGAGACGGAGACATGG GTTCGTGGGCAGATCGGTCTCCTCTCCATGAAGCCGCGTCTCAGGGTCGTCTGCTGGCTCTGCGCACTCTGCTGGCCCAG GGATATCAGGCCAACATTGTCACCATCGATCACGTGACCCCTCTACACGAAGCCTGCCTGTCAGGACACGTAGCGTGTGTGAGAGCGTTGATAAAGGTTGGAGCTAAC GTGAATGCGGCCACCATTGACGGCGTCACGCCTCTGTACAACTGTTGTGCAGCGGGGAGTGTTGGCtgcatggagctgctgctgcagaacggcgcgcacacacacactcgccacACACACTTCCCTTCAGCTCTGCATGAAGCCTGCAAGAGAG GTAACAGCCGCTGTGTGGAGGCCCTCCTCTCTCACGGAGTCGACCCGGACTTCCAGCTGCCTCACCTCGGTTCTCCTCTGTACGTGAGCTGTCAGCACCAACACGTCGCCTGTGCAAAGATCCTGCTGCACAGAG GCGCCAGCGTGAACGTGGGCCAAGGAAGTGACAGCCCTCTGCATGCAGCCGTCAGACAGGACAGCACAGAACACGTGTCTCTGTTGCTCGACTTCGGCGCCGACGTGAGCTGCAGAGATGGTGACGGGCGGCGGCCGCTGGAGGTGGCGCCCCCCGGTGGGAGGTcgcagcagctgctggtggaTTTGGCAG TGTCTCCCAGGAGTCTCCTGCAGCTGTGCCGTCTCCGGATCAGAACCGTGATGGGCCGGTCCAGACTGAAGCTGCTTCCCCTCCTCCCCCTGCCCCCGCTGCTCGCTCACTATCTGGAGTTCATGTAG
- the asb5b gene encoding ankyrin repeat and SOCS box protein 5b isoform X1 encodes MSRKRSTEPAAPPGAAPERKRACWGLLTSQGRCWALRRCGGTHRTSVELPCTSFMIMYKYQWLDVPWGDGDMGSWADRSPLHEAASQGRLLALRTLLAQGYQANIVTIDHVTPLHEACLSGHVACVRALIKVGANVNAATIDGVTPLYNCCAAGSVGCMELLLQNGAHTHTRHTHFPSALHEACKRGNSRCVEALLSHGVDPDFQLPHLGSPLYVSCQHQHVACAKILLHRGASVNVGQGSDSPLHAAVRQDSTEHVSLLLDFGADVSCRDGDGRRPLEVAPPGGRSQQLLVDLAVSPRSLLQLCRLRIRTVMGRSRLKLLPLLPLPPLLAHYLEFM; translated from the exons ATGTCCAGGAAAAGGTCCACGGAGCCGGCGGCGCCGCCCGGAGCCGCCCCGGAGAGGAAGAGGGCCTGCTGGGGCCTGCTGACCAGCCAAGGTCGGTGCTGGGCGCTGCGGCGCTGCGGGGGCACACACAG GACGAGTGTGGAGCTCCCGTGCACCTCCTTCATGATCATGTACAAGTACCAGTGGCTGGATGTGCCGTGGGGAGACGGAGACATGG GTTCGTGGGCAGATCGGTCTCCTCTCCATGAAGCCGCGTCTCAGGGTCGTCTGCTGGCTCTGCGCACTCTGCTGGCCCAG GGATATCAGGCCAACATTGTCACCATCGATCACGTGACCCCTCTACACGAAGCCTGCCTGTCAGGACACGTAGCGTGTGTGAGAGCGTTGATAAAGGTTGGAGCTAAC GTGAATGCGGCCACCATTGACGGCGTCACGCCTCTGTACAACTGTTGTGCAGCGGGGAGTGTTGGCtgcatggagctgctgctgcagaacggcgcgcacacacacactcgccacACACACTTCCCTTCAGCTCTGCATGAAGCCTGCAAGAGAG GTAACAGCCGCTGTGTGGAGGCCCTCCTCTCTCACGGAGTCGACCCGGACTTCCAGCTGCCTCACCTCGGTTCTCCTCTGTACGTGAGCTGTCAGCACCAACACGTCGCCTGTGCAAAGATCCTGCTGCACAGAG GCGCCAGCGTGAACGTGGGCCAAGGAAGTGACAGCCCTCTGCATGCAGCCGTCAGACAGGACAGCACAGAACACGTGTCTCTGTTGCTCGACTTCGGCGCCGACGTGAGCTGCAGAGATGGTGACGGGCGGCGGCCGCTGGAGGTGGCGCCCCCCGGTGGGAGGTcgcagcagctgctggtggaTTTGGCAG TGTCTCCCAGGAGTCTCCTGCAGCTGTGCCGTCTCCGGATCAGAACCGTGATGGGCCGGTCCAGACTGAAGCTGCTTCCCCTCCTCCCCCTGCCCCCGCTGCTCGCTCACTATCTGGAGTTCATGTAG
- the asb5b gene encoding ankyrin repeat and SOCS box protein 5b isoform X3, whose amino-acid sequence MSRKRSTEPAAPPGAAPERKRACWGLLTSQGSWADRSPLHEAASQGRLLALRTLLAQGYQANIVTIDHVTPLHEACLSGHVACVRALIKVGANVNAATIDGVTPLYNCCAAGSVGCMELLLQNGAHTHTRHTHFPSALHEACKRGNSRCVEALLSHGVDPDFQLPHLGSPLYVSCQHQHVACAKILLHRGASVNVGQGSDSPLHAAVRQDSTEHVSLLLDFGADVSCRDGDGRRPLEVAPPGGRSQQLLVDLAVSPRSLLQLCRLRIRTVMGRSRLKLLPLLPLPPLLAHYLEFM is encoded by the exons ATGTCCAGGAAAAGGTCCACGGAGCCGGCGGCGCCGCCCGGAGCCGCCCCGGAGAGGAAGAGGGCCTGCTGGGGCCTGCTGACCAGCCAAG GTTCGTGGGCAGATCGGTCTCCTCTCCATGAAGCCGCGTCTCAGGGTCGTCTGCTGGCTCTGCGCACTCTGCTGGCCCAG GGATATCAGGCCAACATTGTCACCATCGATCACGTGACCCCTCTACACGAAGCCTGCCTGTCAGGACACGTAGCGTGTGTGAGAGCGTTGATAAAGGTTGGAGCTAAC GTGAATGCGGCCACCATTGACGGCGTCACGCCTCTGTACAACTGTTGTGCAGCGGGGAGTGTTGGCtgcatggagctgctgctgcagaacggcgcgcacacacacactcgccacACACACTTCCCTTCAGCTCTGCATGAAGCCTGCAAGAGAG GTAACAGCCGCTGTGTGGAGGCCCTCCTCTCTCACGGAGTCGACCCGGACTTCCAGCTGCCTCACCTCGGTTCTCCTCTGTACGTGAGCTGTCAGCACCAACACGTCGCCTGTGCAAAGATCCTGCTGCACAGAG GCGCCAGCGTGAACGTGGGCCAAGGAAGTGACAGCCCTCTGCATGCAGCCGTCAGACAGGACAGCACAGAACACGTGTCTCTGTTGCTCGACTTCGGCGCCGACGTGAGCTGCAGAGATGGTGACGGGCGGCGGCCGCTGGAGGTGGCGCCCCCCGGTGGGAGGTcgcagcagctgctggtggaTTTGGCAG TGTCTCCCAGGAGTCTCCTGCAGCTGTGCCGTCTCCGGATCAGAACCGTGATGGGCCGGTCCAGACTGAAGCTGCTTCCCCTCCTCCCCCTGCCCCCGCTGCTCGCTCACTATCTGGAGTTCATGTAG